The genomic DNA GGCTAAGGGGTTAAGGCAATAAAAATGGATGATGTTGTTATCGCCTTCATCTATTCGGTGTAATCTGGAAAGGGTTTTCGGGATACAACGCTAGTTTGTCAAATTAAGCTTTTATCAGATGACCTCTTCTTTACTATCAGCGGAAAATTGTTAATGATTACAATTCGTCATTAGTTGCGATTAAAATTAGAGTAATTAACTGTCGACTTTCTTATGTTGTTTACACAGTCATCAACACCCCGCCCGACCAACTCCCCCCAAACACCCCCATTATGTATATACCACCCATGTATGTTATACactaaaatataagtatatatatatattatatatatatatatatatatatatatatatatacatatacatacatacatacgtatatatatatatatatatatatatatatatatatatatatatatatatatatatatacataaaacgcCTAAAAATCAATACAATCTAAAACCACACGAAATGTATCTGAATTGGACATATATATTTTGGCCACTGAGTCTGGTTCGAATCTGTTCACTGAAAGTTAgggtttcatatacatacatacatatatatattatatatatatatatatatatatatatatatatataatatatatatatataatatatacatatgtatatatcatatttttattttatagtcatTTGGCTTAACTAAATGTTCAAGTACATGTAAAGTAAACCGCTGTCGTATTCATCAAGTTAACGGCAGGTCGTCATAACTAAATAGAAAATCATGTTTCTACCTTACTGTACTTTAAAATGAGTGAGCATTCACCTGCAGCCAGCATACAAAAGCTAAAGAGTCGTTAATGAAAGAAATACAGcagagataaaataaaagaataatataataagagaacgaagaaataaatacatacaattctgttcttatattatttctattgacCATTTGTACAGGTTTTTGTCTTGCACGTTGGTTGGGGTTATGACCTTTGCCTAGGGGACCTTATTTATCGAAGTCTGCACAACTTCATACTAAATTACGTTTAAAATTCTCTTTTCTTATTTGTCCGTCTTCTTTTTTTCCGCATACCCCAAGTGCCTCTCAGCTATCGGCAATCGAGacatcaatttcatttttttcatcggtTTCCTCGTTAATTTCTTTCCCTGCAGTTTCATCATGTTCCTCCCTCTTCGACAAAGGAGTTTCTATTAATTCTGATACCGTTCAGTTCTGTCACACCTCGGATTGCCCATTGATCCTTCAAGAAGTGTTAACAATGGAAGTGAAGCCCGAGGGAGATGATGGTCCTCTGTCCCCGGATATCCCTCACGTGTTGCGGAGAGATGAGCAACACCCGATAGCTCTGTTCGGTGACTTGTCTCTTTCTCTAAGTCGGCTTGGttcagggaatctctctctctctctctctcctctctctctctctctctctctctctctgtttatgtggTTAGGAATTGCATGATTCCAAAAACCTCCTCGTTCCTTTATCTTTCCATTTGACCTGTGCCACACAAGGATAATATTGTATTGTCTTTCCACACAACCTTAGTTGGGAAATAAATAGCTTCAAAGACCTTGTAACTTGCACGCCTGTGTCCGCCAATAGCTCCAAGCCAAGTAGTTTGGAAATTCAAAGGCTTTCACTGCCGATATCTATCAATATCTTAGAATTTGAAAGTCTGGCATTACCAATAACTTCCAAGAGCTTCGGACTTGAAAGTCCGCAGCCACCAAGAGATTGGATTTTTAATAACTTCTTGTCGTGGACATGCTCCCAAGTTCGGGAAGTCTGGAAATCTCTCGTCACCAAAAACCCCAGAAAGCTTCCATCTCGAACATATCCCGCTGTCACCGGGTTCTAAGCCAGATGTTTTCAAGAGCTTGGGACTCAGAAGTCCATTATAGTCAACATGAAGCTTCAAAGCTCTTAACCGCAGAACAGCGCCCAAGAGCATAAAAATCTGTCGGGACTAACAGTTCCACACAACCTAGTCAGTTACTGCCGATAACTCCTAAGACATTGGAACCTACGGGTTTTCCAATACTTATTCCAAAAAGACTGACGCTTAGAAAGTCTAGCCATCGATAGTCCACTGAAGCTTCGGTTTGGAAAAGTCGATTCATTTTAATAGCTGCAAATAGCCTGGCGTCACCAAGTTTCCTTCAAATATCGCATACCATTAAGTACTGAAGGGAAAGTTCCATTTAATTAATGTACGTTTTCAGAGCTGGGGAATAACAGACTTTTTCCCCATAACAGTTCACTGTAGATGAAAATATTACcactagaaatataaaaatgaagagcacactatcattattatatcacTATTGTTAATAAAGCAGATTAAAGAGATTATTACAAAGTAATACATCTGTATTTGTATTAGCAAAGGATACGAACTACTAAGCTTTTCGGAAACGCTTGTGCCCTTAATCAGGATCAATGGCGACTGCAGTTTCCAAGAAGCTTGAGCGTTTGCTGTAATTTCACACGAATCCATCTTAAATACACTATTTTCTAACCTTTTTTTATGATGCTTAAAATAGCAGCAGTTGTGCTACAATGTTAACGCATGTTCACGTACATCGAAATATCACCGAGAGCCGTTAAACAGATGtgagaaatagaaagagaaataaatcaataacaatGATAAGCATAAAACTAAAAGGCCTCCTTTTTACCCAGTACTTCAAGGATAAGAGATTTACACTTAGCCAATCGATATTCTGGAGAAATcggacttaataataataataactataataataataatactatatatactaataataatataataataataatataataatatataatatttcgtcATGCAATATACACGAGATATATAAAGTGGATACAATATAATACCCATACTCTAGGCGCACTAGATAAAATGATGGAAATTATAATTGGCATTATCCACACAGTTGCCGAAGTACTGGCAAAAagagtaaattataataatggtaatgaaagtACTAATATTGATGATAgtagtaagaatataaaaaaatatatataataataacagattcaTACAACTGAATTCTGTGTCAATGCCTTTAGTCTTTGAAGGGTTGCTTGGCAAGTCAATAGCCTTGTAAACTTGTATAGTTATCTTTTCTGTGCATAAACAGGTAGTCAAAAGGTATTGAACCCCACGTTCACTATCGCAAGAAAGTACAGAATAACATGATATACATTTTAGTATGATGCAATTCCAAAATTACTTGAATATTGATGTCATTTTttgacagaataataataataataataataataataataataataataataataataaaataataataataataataataataataataaggttgcaggtccacaataataacgcatgtgaagtataaagtctttaatagataataaaagctttcgaaccttgtactaggttcatatTCATTTTAGTCCACTTGACTGAatatgaacctagtacaaggttcgaaagcttttattatctattaaagattctatacttcacatgcgatattattgtggacctgcaaccattgtcatcattttcgacacggaaaattgtgcccaataataataataataataataataataataataataataataatataataataataacaagctcCATTAAAAAGAAGAACTGGCGGCCTTCTGGATGCTGTTGGGCTTCTCTGTAATTTCTCAATCTCACGAATGAGTTTTTCTGTGGCAGCGGGTAAATTACATACAAGATGTCCAAAGTTCATTGGTCGTACTTGACGTTTTGGTAGAGAGTACTATTGAAACGTCAAGGACAATAACTGGACTtcggatattattatatataatttacacgcTGCAACGAAAAAGCTCAATCCTCAGATGAGAAATTCAAGTATAAGGTCAACGGTAACCAGATGGCTATGCTTTGTAatgaaatttgtttaaaagagggtttccatctggaaaaataataataataataataataataataataataataataataataataataataataataataataattcatagttAATATTGGAATGTATTATACTTCGAATGCTTACACAAATCTGCAAAAAATCACAATTGTAAATGTAGTGAAGTCTCCATAATTCCCATTTATAATACTCTAATAACACTGCTGAAGCACTCCTATAAGGTGCTTGATGTGTGTAAgaacaaggcgtaatccgacatccagcttactcggtacgcgtgcaagattttccccctcacgcataagttgtaaacattatattcctaacttcaagtaaattaaaacttggtaaaatctacggtcaaataaatccttgtttcaccattgaaaatttaaataattagactataatttattaaaaataatttttctgtactttttaaaatgcacatcatttatttttttacgttttcattctaataaataaatcataaatatcctacgcTAAAATTTCCGTATCttaaactcaacgcaaaacatatttttcagacctttttaggcttttacatagacctttcctaagccccaacaagaacaacaacaacaacaacaacaacagagtagtttgtaggcttacttcccgagtaagcgaaaatatttaCCAATTAAGAAGTCTACCCTTATAGAGGTAGTAAAACGAAATTTTCTTATATTGTGTCAAAGAGAAATTTCTTGCTTTTATGTAATTGCAGCCTCAGACTTTTTAAAGTgggaatttccttttattttcaggaTGTGAGGCAAGGATGCAGTGCACATTGGCAAGTCTAATTTCCCATAAAGTCTGAAGTGAGAGGAAGGCATTCAAGGCTGAGACTGGTGTGAAAAAGTTGGAAAATATCGCTTGCATCATCATCCCGTTTTATGATCCCTACTAAAGGAACGTTTCAAAGGTTGCAAAGGTGTTGTAATTTATCAGTTCTGTTTTGTGGCTCTGGCAAGAAagacttgtaaaaaaaataaaaatagatttctaaaaaaaatcatgtaaaatgTTAAATACGTCTCCATAGTTATCTTATGATTGAGCTTCAATTCGTATCAGTTCGAACCTCAAGCTATTTCCAGATTAAACCTGTCTGTCATGCTGCGACGTCGTTGTTTGTATAATACACCGCAAGAAAATCAGTCAAATAAGATATTCCGAGAAAACCTTTGAAATACAATTCGAACTTTTCTCTCCCGCACTAAAAATGTATAACTGCCGGCAGAGAAGACTACGAGCCTAAAAGGTTTTAGTTATAATAACGCATAAAATCTAAGATGGTCCGAAAGTGCCCCCGGAGCGTATTTCCTTCGAGATTTTAAATGCGAAGAATGGCCGCTTATAAAAGCTTCTGATATAAAAGGCTTCCATTGCGTTTTAAGAGTCGTTTAATAGTCCCTTTTTATTGtacctgtggaaaaaaaaaaggcagcaaaATAACCGCGGTAAAGCATGATTGATGAATCGGGCTGTTATGTCCAGAGCGCTGAGCTGCGGCCGCCTCTTCAATACCCTTGTGAAAAGATGGACATTTGTTACAACAGCCCGGTCAATAATACCCGCGGTGTTGCTGAAGGAGAGGCAGAATGCGGAGGAGATAATGagtgggaagaagaggaagacgacgAAGAAAAGGACCAGGAGGAGGAAGATGGGCGAGGAGGAGAAGAAGCGGACGGAGACAAAGATAGGAGGAAAAACCGCCACAATGGGGACAATGCTTCCATTGTCGGGGCGACAGAAGAAGCCGACACCTCCGGAGGCGCTCCCAGCGTCGGCTTTCCACCGACAGCGCTCAACGTCGCCGGCGGCAAACACTTCCAAAAGGGCAGGAAAAAACAGAACAAGTGTTTGCCCTCCAGAATAGCAGACAGATACGGCCAAAGACCCAGAACCATAATACGGAGGATCATGCTCGAAAAGGGACTGAGGGACAGGTCCCCGCAAAAAGCTCCCGGCCGGGCCAAGTTACAGACGCTGTCCAAATACCGCAAAAAGTCTGTCAGCGCCCGGGAGTGGTGTCACATGCAGGAGATCAACCTGGCTTTCGAAAGCCTTCGAAACGCTCTCCCGATGGGCTACAGCAACGCTGGGTACAGTGACACTCGGCGGCAGCTAAAATGACCACCCTGAGGTTAGCTCTCAGGTACATAACGACCCTCACGCAGCTTCTGCAGGATGACCAGGTCTCACCATCCACGGATGACGAGTGTCACGGCTCTTGCTGCTCAGGGGAACACAATTATTATACGGCGagtaacaacagcagcagcagcagcagcagcagcattaacAACAGCGGCAGTAACAGCAGCTGCAGTGATCATAACGAGGCATGTTCTTACCGTGACGTCGGTGTCTCTCTCCATCGTGATCTGGAAAGCGAAGACAAAAACAGCCTCAGCAAACGGACCTGTCTCGATTACAACAGGCACGCCCTGGAGAAccccctccccaacaacaacTACAGCACCCATCGCACTTCCCTTCATCACGACCGGCATAAACGACCTCGCTATCACACCGAAAAAGATGACAGTCACGAAGCGCTGGACAGCGGAGGCCGACATTCTCTTTTGGCGtccagaagagaagaaagagatgGGAAGGAGGGCGGGGGAGAAAGAGAACGAAGAGAAGTAGAACAAGGAGAAGAGGACGACCCAGAAATCTACATAGAGGCCATAGCGGGCATCTTCAAAGAGCCCAGTAGCTCCTTTGACGAAGAGGAATCGTGCCCATGCCAGAAAGACGTCCATATCACGCGGCATAAGGGCGgtgagcctcctcctcctcttctgggGTCAGTCACTCTTCCCAAGACACGCCCATCGCCGCAGGTCATGGAGGGTCACGGGGGCGACCCTTGCTCCGCCGAGGATTTCGGTGACCTCACCGATTACCATTCCGAGAGTCACTTGGAGGTACTGGACGATCTCAAACAGCTGTCGGACGCTGAGTCAGACGTTCTCCTGCTTGCCACGGACGCGGGTGGTGCCCTTAGCAAGGACTTGACTTAGGGACTCCACGCGAAGGCTTTGAATGAAGGATGATAAAGGGCCGTCGAGTGCCCGAAATGAAAGACGTCAAGAGACCAGAAGAATACCAAACAGAGCGGCTGAAGGCTCCCGGAGTGTTTTCGGCAAAGAACTCCAAAAGGTCCTTGAGTGCTTTAACAAAGAACCGGGACCCCTGGAAGTGATATCAAGAGAGAAATCGTTCCGCTTTCACGAAAGCAGTCGAGAAGCAAATACCTGAGAGGGAGGAAAACTCAAAAGATGCTATTTTAGGCATTGTTAGACGATAGACACTTGTGGTGCTGTTATGCATACCGTTTAAACTCTTTGCTTTGGctaaaataagaaattaacatAGTTCGTGAAACGTATTGTTTACTAAACAGTGGCACCGCGCTTATATCATACTATATTCTttgttatacatttattttcactAGAAACTTAAcgatcatacacacatacacccacgatatatatatatatatatatatatatatatatatatatatatatatgtgtgtgtgtgtgtgtgtgtgtgtgtgtgtgtgtgtgcgtatacataaacacacacacaaagacacacacacacacacatatatatatatatatatatatatatatatatatatatatatatatataatatatatatatatatgggtttgttTTCTGTATCAAATAAATACTCCCTTTTAATTAtgggtcgctgtttttaattcCTTAAAATATTGTTCTTAAGACAGGAATTCTTTTCTCTTTATAAActttgtgctatatatatatatatatatatatatatatatatatatatatatatatatatatatatatatatatatagggtggccaaaacagaataaaaaataatttattaaacgcataaaatttttgtcagacatgaataagtggcatatttaagaatgagtgacatgaaaaggataaaaataagtagcatgtattaatggcacagtattaattttctattgaagagtactttgaatgagaaacagttcatgaaataactgtgaggctacttttggcccaccctgtatatatattataattatattatatataatataataatatatataatatatatattattattatatatatatatatatgtgtgtgtgtgtgtgtgtgtgtgtgtgtgtgtgtgtgtgtgtgtgtgtgtgtgtgtatttatatatattacagttatgTTTCCTACAAATTGTCGTTCGAGCTTGCCGCCAGTTGTTAAAAACCACTATGTAATTAACTCCCTCGTACCTTTTATTCCTAGATATTTACTAAGCTCTATCTGTTTGTTGTCGTTTCAGTGTTATTTGccacttaaatatatttttctattattattactgttttttatgttattaatttCTACTTCCCTCAGCCCATTTATGGATTCGTCCTTcatttgagtttttttagtttttgattttgttgtgtttataaattcttttttatggtctttgttttgttttcatttctttattctacaaattatttgttatattaatGTTCTTCAACACAGTAGGTTTAATTTATTATGCTATGTTTGGTTTCTTATTTACATGAACTTAATACAAATCTAACAATGGACTGTAATCGATTTACCTTTTTTGTTAGAACTTGTCATATGAGATTCTTATATAATTTAGAATTTCCTCGCATTTCTGTTCCATAATTCTTCTAAAATTCTTTGCTGTTAAAAACTACTGTATCCCGTatcttgaatattttcaaggaatCTGAAATACGTATGTTATGTTGTTTAGTTTTAAGAAATCTGAAATTTTAAAACTTCAGTCGCTGGGAATCGCGTATTATATTACGAGAAATATATGGACTGTGTTGATTTCATGTTACGTTTGAGCTATGAAATAGACAGaggtatatttttcctaatacgtAAGATTAGTATGAGTTTAGTCCATAATAATAAACGTGTTTTCATGTTAATGCTTGTCTTTAGATGCGACATAAACATGTTGATTATATTTCCCTTTAAATATTGGATGGTTGTGAGAAACTAGATCAGATTACGTTGCTAAAAACTGGATATCAAAATTGAGGTAAATCTATGGAATATATCACTAATATATGAGATTATGATTAAGTCAGATTATGTAAAAATGAATCTAAATTAGAAAATAATCgaagaatatacgtatataattgcACATAACTTCCCAAAAATGGTCTgcaaattattattgatatttttgtgtTGTCCTTCTATATGTGAAAATTGCCAAAGATTATAAATAGTGTTGTTACAAATAAAATGTTAGAGATCTATTACTTGTTTTATTTCAGAATGTTCATTAAATGTTgtcttttatttctgtattaCATTTGTTCCGACTCTTTTGCTTCTACAATTTCTGCTCATTTTTGTCTGATTTTTACGTTGACTTTTGCACGAGGAAGAGATAAAGTGGGAAAAAAAGCCAGCAGCCTGAGTATTCTATTTGTTTTACTAAAAATGTTTGTCCTTTTAGatttttcattttgcaaaatCACACTAAGAAGAACCCAGGGTAGTGCATATACATTCTTAATACATGAACGTGTTCGTGTgaacttacaaacatacatacacccaaacatatatatatatatatatatatatatatatatattatatatatatatatatatatatatatatatatatatatatatatatatatatatatatatatatatatatatatatatatatatatatatatatatatatatctgagtatTTGTGTTTTGAAGAAAAATTCACTCACAAAAATAAATCCTCAACCATCTTTGACGCAAACGCAATGCCACATGATATACTACGGTACCAATTCTCTCCCTTAATTCAAAAGACTCCCCCTACGACCTTAAGCGTCTCTTTAGCACTAATAAAAACCAAAGACAAATGAAGCCGAAAAAATGGTGTAAATGTTAAAGACACGATTTGCGAGGCGATAAAGAGCGATCAAAAGATAACAACAAAGGAAAGGCGATGAATCCGCTCTTTGGACTCCCAGCAAATGAACGAATTTTACGAGATATTCTCGGAGAGCTTTCCGCCCACTTTGGGCCATGAGCGACTTTCCCCTCAAAAGGTCTTTCCGTTTATTTTGGTTTGTATTCGAGTGGCTGTCGAAACAGGAGaacaaaaaagggggaaagggatTCGTGAACAAAAACACAATGCTTTTCCTATTTCTCTTGAACAGGAATCAGAAATGCTCACTGGAAGGAGGAGGAgcatagaatttaagccaaaggccgcCTAggtgctgggacctataaggtcattcagcgttgaaagggaaattgagagtagatagGTTTAAGagctgtaacaggaggtaaacctcgccgttgcactatgaaacaattgttaggagtgggtggatagtaagatggaagaaagagaatatgaatggaggtacagtaaaaaggaatgaaagaggatgcagctagaggccgaagggacgctgcaaaggaccttaagtaatgcctacattgcagcATGTGAGATgatagcactaaccccctacggggatgtACTATGTTTGTGTAAGTGCAAttgaaatgaaacataaaaactgTATGGATAGACAAACTTCCTGTAAATCTAAAAAAGCTGCTCAGATATGGAGTATAAAACAAGGTATTTTATGAGAAGTAGCTTCAGGAATGGAATATATATGAGACTTAGGCTTGAACCAAGCGCAGGAATCCAAGGGAGATTATTCAGCGCTTTATTGAATTTGGTTAGAGATGAATATTTGTGGTGATGAAtctataaattaaacaaataaagtaatgatttcaaaattatttgtaaaaactGATATCCCCCATAAAAATTATCACTTCGCATTTCGAGTATGCATATAACTTTTAGTGTAcaagcaagaataaaaaaattatttttaaaaaattttaaattaaaaaaaatataattaaaaaatataaaatatacaagatctaatttttgtgtaattaaaactaaattttaaatatttataaatatttaaaaaataaaaaagtacagtCTGAACTTGCACcagatatattttactattttatataaattttcgtaTTTCACCTTGCTGAAGCAGATGCAGGAATTCATGGTGATATATTaagttattttctttgtattttgtaataaagcatattactactctctctctctctctctctctctctctctctctctctctctctctcgctcctctctctctctctcttgagcggTAAAAAACTAACCGGTATTCTTATATTGCTTATGCATATGCTGAGACACAGATTTTCAGTATATGAGAAAATACCAACTAATCTACAAATAAAACGTAGAGATGGCCAAATAAGGATATGTCTAAAGAATTTAGGTTaagaaaaatgaagttaaatatatatatatatatgtgtgtgtgtgtgtgtgtgtgtgtgtgtgtatgtatatacatatatatacgtatatataaatatataaatatatatatatttttttatgtgtgtgtgtgtgtgtgtgtgtgtgtgtgtgtgt from Macrobrachium nipponense isolate FS-2020 chromosome 43, ASM1510439v2, whole genome shotgun sequence includes the following:
- the LOC135213584 gene encoding uncharacterized protein LOC135213584, which codes for MTTLRLALRYITTLTQLLQDDQVSPSTDDECHGSCCSGEHNYYTASNNSSSSSSSSINNSGSNSSCSDHNEACSYRDVGVSLHRDLESEDKNSLSKRTCLDYNRHALENPLPNNNYSTHRTSLHHDRHKRPRYHTEKDDSHEALDSGGRHSLLASRREERDGKEGGGERERREVEQGEEDDPEIYIEAIAGIFKEPSSSFDEEESCPCQKDVHITRHKGGEPPPPLLGSVTLPKTRPSPQVMEGHGGDPCSAEDFGDLTDYHSESHLEVLDDLKQLSDAESDVLLLATDAGGALSKDLT